The genomic DNA CAGGGGATAGGGATGGAGGATATACGCAGGCAGCCGAGCGCCGGCGGCGCACCGATTGACAAGGTCGGAGTCAAGAACCTCAGCTACCCGATTGTTCTGCTCGACAAGGCGCGGCGCAAGCAGCACACGGTCGCCCGTATCAGCATGTACGTTGACCTGCCCCGTGAGCACCGCGGGACTTACATGGGCCGGTTCGTGGAGATTCTAGGACGGCATCACAGCGAGATCGACCTGCACAAAGTCGGCACAATCCTTCGTGACATGAGGAAAGAACTCGAGGCCGATTCAGCGCATCTGGAGATGGAGTTTCCATATTTCGTCGAGAAGACGGCGCCGGTGTCGGGTGCGCGCGGACTCATGGATTATCGATGTCAGGTTGTCGCCGAACTGGGCAAGCGGTTCCGACTCCGCCTTGGCGCCGTCGTACCTATCGCGACGTTGTGTCCCTGCTCCAAGGATATGGTCGAGACGGGCGCGCATAACCAGAGGGCAGAAATCCGTGTCGCGGTTGAGTTCAGAGGTTTTCTGTGGCTTGAGGACCTGATTGACCTGGTGGAGGATTGCGGCTCGAGTGAAGTCTACTCGCTGCTTAAGCGTGAGGACGAAAAGCACCTGACGACGCTGGCCCTTGAGAACCCGGCGTTCGTCGAGGACGTAGTCCGAAAGGTGGCGAAGCGGCTCGACGAGCATCCGCTCGTGACCGGTTATGAGGTCGCGGTCGAGAGTTTCGAGTCAATCCACCATCACGATGCGTACGCGTACATTTGTCGTTTCCCGGGAACGGACAGTATCGACAGAACCGGAGGTGGCTGGTGAGAACACTTGTAGTAAACTGCTACCGTGAGAAGGCCGAAGAGAAGATCAAGGGCTACACTACTCAGGTCGAGCGCTTTACCGATGTCGTCGAAGTGCCATGGGGAGTTCTCGAGCCCGCATACGACCTTGCAGACTACTCGGCGGTCGTGATTTCCGGCTCGCAGTGGCTGCTGTCAATTGAGGACCCGCCGGCACCGCTGACCGAATTCGTGCGAGGCCTGAAGTTGCCGGCGCTGGGTATCTGCTTCGGGCATCAACTTTTCGCCCGGGCGGCGGGGACGCAGGTCCTGTCGGGAGAGTTGATAGAGCGAAATGAGACAGTCATCGTCTCTGAACCGGGTTCGTTGTTTCACGGCATGGAGCCGGAATTGGAGTTTCTCGAGAGCCACCGTGAGTATGTTGTCGCGGAGCCGATTGAGCGGGCAGGATGGCATCTCATGGCAAGGTCGGCTTCATGCGAGGTCGAAGCGATGCACCACCCGACCCGGCCGCTTTACGGAGTGCAGTTCCATCCGGAACGGTCCGGTCCCAATGGTGAGAAGCTGTTCGACAATTTCTACCACCAGATAGTCTTTCCGTTCTCCAAGGGTGCCTACCAGCACCCGCGCGGGCAGTTCTACCGCTGACGTTCGCGCAGGCTACAGCCGGTAGAACTCGAACCTGGACCCGTCTCCGTAAGGGGGTAGGCGCAGTATCCCCACGCCTTTGCCGTCAAGGTCGGCGAACTCGGCCGTCCACGGGCCAGGCCAGAGCACGATGTGCTCGGTCACGGAGTCGCCCGAGAACATGTACAGCTCCTCGTTTCCTTTGTCATCAGCGAAGATGTCTGCGAGGATTGCGGTCTTGCCCTTTACCTTGCCAAAGAGACGGTCCGTCGCCGCGCGGAACGCTTCTGTGTTGTCCTGGTCTGGCTGGTCTCGATGGAGCTGACCGCGACGAAACCGGAAGGTCCCATCCTCATGGAACCGGCCATCCTTCAATTCCACTTCTCGGAACAAGGAGGCATGGACATCGTCACCTTCCCCTTCGAGAAGGATCA from bacterium includes the following:
- a CDS encoding gamma-glutamyl-gamma-aminobutyrate hydrolase family protein (Members of this family of hydrolases with an active site Cys residue belong to MEROPS family C26.) — its product is MRTLVVNCYREKAEEKIKGYTTQVERFTDVVEVPWGVLEPAYDLADYSAVVISGSQWLLSIEDPPAPLTEFVRGLKLPALGICFGHQLFARAAGTQVLSGELIERNETVIVSEPGSLFHGMEPELEFLESHREYVVAEPIERAGWHLMARSASCEVEAMHHPTRPLYGVQFHPERSGPNGEKLFDNFYHQIVFPFSKGAYQHPRGQFYR
- the folE2 gene encoding GTP cyclohydrolase FolE2 — translated: MEDIRRQPSAGGAPIDKVGVKNLSYPIVLLDKARRKQHTVARISMYVDLPREHRGTYMGRFVEILGRHHSEIDLHKVGTILRDMRKELEADSAHLEMEFPYFVEKTAPVSGARGLMDYRCQVVAELGKRFRLRLGAVVPIATLCPCSKDMVETGAHNQRAEIRVAVEFRGFLWLEDLIDLVEDCGSSEVYSLLKREDEKHLTTLALENPAFVEDVVRKVAKRLDEHPLVTGYEVAVESFESIHHHDAYAYICRFPGTDSIDRTGGGW